The following coding sequences are from one Microcoleus sp. FACHB-831 window:
- the groL gene encoding chaperonin GroEL (60 kDa chaperone family; promotes refolding of misfolded polypeptides especially under stressful conditions; forms two stacked rings of heptamers to form a barrel-shaped 14mer; ends can be capped by GroES; misfolded proteins enter the barrel where they are refolded when GroES binds) produces the protein MAKIIAFNEEARRSLEQGVNALADAVKITLGPKGRNVLLEKKFGSPQIVNDGITVAKEIELEDPLENTGARLMQEVASKTKDIAGDGTTTATVLAQAMIKEGLKNVAAGANPVSLRRGIEKTIAALVEEIAAIAKPVEGSAIAQVATVSAGNDEEVGAMIATAMEKVTKDGVITVEESKSLTTDLDVVEGMQIDRGYISPYFITDNERMVVEYENVRILITDKKINSIQDLIPVLEKVARGGQPLLIIAEDIEGEALATLVVNKARGVLSVAAIKSPGFGERRKAMLQDIAVLTNGQLISEEVGLSLDAVSLEMLGTARKITIDKENTIIVAGEKTEDVQKRIVQIRKQLAETDSDYDREKLQERIAKLAGGIAVIKVGAATETELKDRKLRIEDALNATKAAVEEGIVPGGGTTLIHLTKKIAAIKNQLENDEKVGADIVGKALEAPLRQMADNAGVEGSVIVEKVRETDINVGYNAATNEFEDLIAAGIIDPAKVVRSALQNAGSIAGMVITTEALVVEKPEKKAAGAPDMGGMGGMGGMGGMGGMGGMGGMGGMGMM, from the coding sequence ATGGCAAAAATAATTGCATTTAACGAAGAAGCACGGCGATCGCTAGAGCAGGGTGTGAATGCCCTGGCCGACGCCGTTAAGATTACCTTGGGGCCAAAAGGCCGGAACGTCCTTCTAGAGAAGAAGTTCGGCTCGCCCCAGATTGTCAACGATGGCATCACCGTTGCTAAAGAAATTGAACTGGAAGATCCGCTAGAAAATACTGGCGCTAGACTGATGCAGGAAGTCGCCTCCAAAACCAAAGACATCGCAGGTGATGGCACCACGACAGCGACTGTATTGGCACAGGCGATGATCAAAGAAGGTTTAAAGAACGTGGCGGCTGGAGCAAACCCAGTCAGCTTGCGACGAGGCATTGAAAAAACAATCGCTGCGTTGGTAGAAGAAATTGCGGCAATAGCAAAGCCAGTAGAAGGAAGCGCGATCGCTCAAGTCGCAACCGTCTCCGCTGGTAACGATGAAGAAGTCGGTGCAATGATTGCCACCGCTATGGAAAAAGTCACCAAAGACGGCGTGATCACCGTTGAAGAATCCAAATCCCTGACAACGGATCTAGATGTCGTCGAAGGGATGCAGATCGATCGCGGCTACATCTCCCCATACTTCATCACCGACAACGAGCGCATGGTGGTGGAATATGAAAACGTCCGCATCTTGATTACCGACAAGAAAATTAACTCCATCCAAGATTTAATTCCAGTCTTGGAAAAAGTTGCGCGGGGCGGTCAACCCTTGCTGATTATCGCCGAAGACATCGAAGGCGAAGCTTTAGCCACCTTAGTCGTCAACAAAGCGCGGGGTGTATTGAGCGTAGCAGCAATCAAATCGCCTGGATTTGGCGAACGCCGCAAAGCGATGTTGCAAGATATCGCCGTACTCACCAACGGTCAGCTAATCTCTGAAGAAGTTGGGCTTAGCCTCGATGCAGTTTCCCTGGAGATGCTGGGAACTGCTCGCAAAATCACCATTGATAAAGAGAACACCATTATCGTCGCTGGCGAAAAGACAGAAGACGTACAAAAGCGGATTGTCCAAATTCGCAAGCAGCTAGCAGAAACTGACTCTGATTACGACAGAGAGAAACTGCAAGAACGTATTGCCAAACTTGCTGGCGGCATCGCTGTAATTAAAGTGGGTGCAGCAACAGAGACGGAACTCAAAGACCGCAAACTGCGAATTGAAGACGCTCTCAACGCTACCAAAGCAGCCGTAGAAGAAGGTATCGTTCCTGGTGGTGGCACTACATTAATTCACCTCACCAAGAAAATAGCTGCAATTAAAAATCAGCTAGAAAATGACGAGAAGGTGGGTGCTGACATTGTGGGCAAAGCTTTAGAAGCGCCCTTGCGTCAGATGGCTGATAACGCTGGTGTCGAAGGTTCTGTAATTGTCGAGAAAGTGCGCGAAACCGATATCAATGTCGGTTACAACGCAGCTACCAATGAATTTGAAGATTTGATTGCTGCTGGAATTATTGACCCCGCTAAGGTCGTGCGTTCGGCATTGCAGAATGCTGGTTCTATTGCCGGAATGGTGATAACGACGGAGGCTTTAGTTGTCGAGAAGCCTGAGAAGAAAGCTGCTGGTGCGCCTGATATGGGCGGCATGGGCGGCATGGGCGGCATGGGCGGCATGGGCGGTATGGGCGGCATGGGCGGCATGGGCGGCATGGGGATGATGTAA